One Ignavibacterium sp. DNA segment encodes these proteins:
- a CDS encoding RNA polymerase sigma factor — translation MHLTENELILKAQRGDALAFEELIYRYDKMVLRLALKYTANPDDAKDIYQEVFIRVYKNLSGFQFKSEFSTWLFRIATNMCITYKRKQNRFNQITIDADDEASPISQISGSEDLTPEVITEKAEFEIKINKALESLSPNQKMSFLLKHYEGYKIKEIAEIMNCKEGTIKKYLFDAVRKLQLKLAGAF, via the coding sequence ATGCATTTAACTGAAAATGAATTAATCCTTAAAGCTCAAAGAGGAGATGCTCTTGCATTCGAAGAACTGATTTATCGTTATGATAAAATGGTTCTTCGGCTGGCATTAAAATACACTGCTAACCCTGATGATGCTAAAGATATTTATCAGGAAGTTTTTATCCGGGTTTATAAAAATTTATCAGGCTTTCAATTTAAAAGTGAGTTCTCCACCTGGCTTTTCAGGATAGCAACAAATATGTGCATTACTTATAAGCGTAAACAGAATAGGTTTAATCAGATTACCATTGATGCTGATGATGAAGCATCACCTATTTCTCAGATTTCAGGAAGTGAAGACCTTACACCTGAAGTAATTACTGAAAAAGCAGAATTTGAAATTAAAATTAATAAGGCACTGGAATCTCTTTCACCAAATCAGAAAATGAGTTTCCTGTTAAAGCACTACGAAGGATATAAGATTAAAGAGATTGCAGAAATAATGAACTGTAAAGAAGGTACAATTAAAAAATACTTATTTGATGCGGTTAGAAAATTACAATTAAAGCTTGCAGGTGCATTCTAA
- a CDS encoding GNAT family protein gives MNDVETKILNDLKIDAILNSLIEETSKLNLKQSDYIKLMNALMDVSLEKKGEGELSNKVDDYKKIKKVNLPLVGKQVKIRLFKDDFELVKKWLKDDIGKWFLLSSSYSRDKTIDQLVNNDRNILGIITLTDNTPIGLMGFLDCDDVSHKAEMRKLIGETEHREKGYAKEATSLWIKYGFGNLGLKKVYLHTIENSIRNITINKELGFEIEGVLRKECFVEGNYYDILRMSLIIE, from the coding sequence ATGAATGACGTTGAAACAAAGATATTAAACGATTTAAAAATTGATGCGATTCTTAATTCATTAATTGAGGAAACATCAAAACTTAATCTTAAACAATCAGATTATATAAAATTAATGAATGCTTTGATGGATGTATCTCTGGAGAAAAAGGGGGAGGGCGAATTAAGTAATAAAGTTGATGATTATAAAAAAATAAAAAAAGTTAATCTGCCTTTAGTCGGTAAACAAGTTAAAATCAGATTATTTAAAGATGATTTTGAGTTGGTGAAAAAGTGGTTAAAGGATGATATAGGAAAATGGTTTCTGCTTTCCAGTTCTTATTCGCGTGATAAAACTATTGATCAATTAGTAAATAATGACAGAAATATTTTAGGCATTATAACTTTAACTGATAATACTCCTATTGGTTTAATGGGTTTTCTGGATTGTGACGATGTAAGCCATAAAGCAGAAATGAGAAAACTTATCGGTGAAACTGAACACAGAGAAAAAGGCTATGCAAAGGAAGCAACTTCATTATGGATTAAATATGGCTTTGGAAATCTGGGATTAAAGAAAGTTTATCTTCATACAATTGAGAACAGTATCAGAAACATTACTATCAACAAAGAGTTAGGATTTGAAATTGAAGGTGTGTTAAGAAAAGAATGTTTTGTTGAGGGAAATTATTATGATATCCTGAGAATGAGTTTAATAATTGAATGA
- a CDS encoding T9SS type A sorting domain-containing protein, translating to MKHLYLLIILEIVVFCSIVQSQTWVQTGNTPSGGGITDLLVRSNGDLIAGVGSFNWPNTAGGIRKSTDDGQSWQNVSSAYICRTIEEAFNGYLYASIWYYPQNEGLYRSTDGGDVWQGPSYSVPSGNNIFSIAVKEGNPDYFVFLGTRDGILRSTNSGSTFQSSSNGLPQNSWVRDIEIDSSGLIAAATTNGVFISTNNGDSWLATNGIPASDTTVYLAFDYPINAGKGDDVRLNVGTQNGNLYESFSNSQYLTLTLLAVFGGEVSGMAVWALKNLNEKRHGVATFSDGFYSTSDPLAGFNKENNGLPENPKLSALTGRVVSPRTVDERLDMYAGVYENMVGGAKIYKKSYIPTDVEDDNLSIREYRLYQNYPNPFNPATNIRYEIGNKQFVTLKVYDVLGNEVATLIDEYKPAGNYEVEFRSESGINQLVSGIYFYQLRTFDPLTNSGRVYVQTKKMILLK from the coding sequence ATGAAACATTTGTATTTGTTAATAATCCTTGAGATTGTTGTATTCTGTTCAATAGTTCAATCTCAAACCTGGGTTCAAACCGGTAACACCCCGAGCGGAGGAGGTATTACAGATTTATTAGTGAGAAGCAATGGAGATCTAATTGCCGGAGTTGGATCTTTTAATTGGCCAAACACTGCAGGCGGAATAAGGAAATCAACAGATGATGGTCAGAGCTGGCAGAATGTTTCCAGTGCATACATCTGCAGAACAATTGAAGAAGCTTTTAATGGATATTTATATGCCAGCATTTGGTACTATCCTCAAAATGAAGGACTTTACAGATCAACAGACGGAGGAGATGTATGGCAAGGTCCAAGTTATTCGGTTCCCTCAGGTAATAACATTTTTTCTATTGCTGTTAAAGAAGGAAATCCTGATTATTTTGTGTTTTTAGGAACTCGAGACGGAATTCTCAGATCAACAAATTCAGGTTCAACATTTCAAAGCTCAAGTAATGGATTACCTCAGAATTCCTGGGTGCGTGATATTGAAATTGACTCAAGCGGATTAATTGCTGCTGCTACAACTAACGGAGTTTTTATTTCAACAAACAATGGAGATAGCTGGTTGGCAACAAACGGAATACCTGCATCGGATACAACGGTATATCTTGCATTTGATTATCCAATTAATGCAGGAAAAGGAGATGATGTCAGATTGAATGTCGGTACACAAAATGGAAATTTGTATGAGTCATTCAGTAACAGTCAATATTTAACTTTAACATTATTAGCTGTTTTTGGAGGAGAAGTTTCTGGAATGGCAGTTTGGGCTCTTAAAAACCTTAACGAAAAAAGACACGGTGTTGCAACTTTTAGTGATGGCTTTTATTCAACCTCTGATCCGCTTGCAGGATTTAATAAGGAAAATAATGGACTGCCGGAAAATCCAAAACTATCTGCTCTGACAGGAAGGGTTGTATCACCTAGAACAGTTGATGAAAGACTTGATATGTATGCAGGAGTATATGAAAATATGGTAGGAGGCGCTAAGATTTATAAAAAATCTTATATCCCTACAGATGTTGAGGACGATAATTTATCTATCCGGGAATATCGGTTATATCAGAATTATCCCAATCCGTTTAATCCTGCTACCAATATCCGTTATGAAATAGGTAATAAGCAATTTGTTACTTTAAAAGTTTACGATGTTTTGGGAAATGAAGTTGCTACACTCATTGATGAATATAAACCCGCAGGGAATTATGAAGTTGAATTCAGATCAGAATCCGGCATCAATCAACTGGTATCCGGAATTTATTTTTATCAGCTAAGAACATTTGATCCACTGACAAATTCGGGAAGAGTATATGTCCAAACAAAAAAGATGATACTTTTAAAATAA
- a CDS encoding outer membrane beta-barrel family protein: MFRYLFTVLLLAFTVNAQQSTPLEGKTINGIIIDSLSNSGLPFANITLHNSTDSSFITGVSSSSDGTFRLTNLSDGKYYLKISFVGYNTKFVTSIDLSDNKQRVDLGKISLTKTAYEITGTEVIGEKASEELHLDKKIINVSQNLNAQGQTALDVLENQPSVRVDPDGTVYLRGSSNFTVLVNNKPYPLQGADALKQISANSIDNIELITNPSSKYDAEGSGGIININLKVQKDLSMSAIVNLNSGTGDKYNGDLSFSYNTDGWNLTTGFDYRNNIFTNEQDIRRNSVINDQNLFDRSDVNIRNKRRQYSFRAGADYIPDNKNNLGLSVGIGIVDVVSSLNSRVTNLGVGLSNYSRIRNGQNIPVGYINSTFTYQYKFSPNINDVYLELTHNYVTVDNEQKTIENQTDETFTSVTDLLSNIMFTNNSVRNDGRAKLNYTHRFDDITKLEAGLQSNLAFRNFDLTNKIFNQSINNFDIDPVLTNKFNLRNNVYAGFVSFSGEIAGFSYMLGLRGEYMDRFLDQKTLSNSFAFSKMDYFPSVNISRKIDDHQLQLSYSRRINRPNDNLLNPFPFYSDPSITISGNPKLMPEYIDALELNYQKIYGSVFVSLQTYYRKSKDSFSQTFSVDTNGTLNIMYDNYGNSDVYGAEISTSFSIAEFLKLDPSINLFQSYIDGKVNGASVEKDFFNWSVRLNSTLSFSSDTRLMFSVNTMKFVDAQSESNLFAFIAASFRQDFFDKAMSLTLQARNLFGATDFNINTIGSNFTGSALIKPEAPVVTLLFSYNFNNFKKSQRPNDNIDIPTGL; the protein is encoded by the coding sequence ATGTTCAGATATTTGTTTACAGTATTATTACTTGCATTTACAGTAAATGCACAGCAATCAACACCGCTTGAGGGTAAAACTATTAACGGAATAATAATTGACTCGCTCTCAAATTCGGGTCTGCCATTTGCAAATATTACATTACATAATTCTACCGATTCCTCATTCATTACCGGAGTATCATCTTCATCTGATGGAACATTTAGACTTACAAATCTATCTGATGGAAAATATTATTTGAAGATCAGCTTTGTCGGTTATAACACAAAATTTGTTACGTCTATTGATCTTTCGGACAATAAGCAGAGGGTTGATCTGGGAAAAATTTCTTTAACTAAGACTGCTTATGAAATTACAGGTACAGAAGTTATTGGTGAAAAGGCAAGTGAGGAATTACACCTGGATAAAAAAATAATTAATGTATCACAAAACCTGAATGCACAGGGTCAGACAGCTCTTGACGTTTTAGAAAATCAGCCTTCTGTTAGAGTTGATCCTGATGGAACAGTTTATTTGCGGGGAAGCTCAAACTTTACTGTGCTTGTAAACAATAAACCCTATCCGCTGCAAGGTGCAGATGCATTAAAGCAGATATCTGCAAACAGTATTGATAATATTGAATTGATCACAAATCCATCATCAAAATATGATGCTGAAGGTTCCGGTGGAATCATCAACATTAATTTAAAAGTCCAGAAAGATTTGTCCATGAGTGCAATTGTTAATCTAAACAGCGGTACCGGTGATAAATATAATGGCGATTTATCTTTCAGCTATAATACTGATGGATGGAATCTTACAACAGGATTTGATTACCGCAATAACATTTTTACCAATGAACAAGATATTAGAAGAAACTCTGTAATCAATGATCAGAATTTATTTGATAGATCTGATGTAAATATCCGGAATAAAAGAAGACAATACTCATTTAGAGCCGGTGCAGATTACATACCGGATAATAAAAACAATTTAGGATTATCAGTGGGAATTGGTATTGTAGATGTTGTAAGTTCGTTAAACTCCCGCGTAACAAATCTGGGGGTTGGATTATCAAATTATTCAAGAATAAGAAATGGACAGAACATTCCGGTTGGATATATCAATTCAACTTTTACATACCAGTACAAGTTCAGTCCTAACATAAATGATGTTTACTTAGAGCTTACTCATAATTATGTTACTGTTGATAACGAACAAAAGACTATTGAGAATCAGACGGATGAAACTTTCACATCTGTTACTGATCTTCTTTCCAATATTATGTTTACTAATAACTCTGTAAGAAATGATGGAAGAGCAAAACTTAACTACACTCACAGGTTTGATGATATAACAAAACTTGAAGCAGGATTACAATCCAACCTTGCATTCAGAAATTTTGATCTTACGAACAAAATATTTAATCAATCTATAAATAATTTTGATATTGATCCGGTATTAACAAATAAGTTTAATTTACGGAATAATGTTTATGCAGGATTTGTTTCTTTTAGCGGTGAGATAGCTGGATTCAGCTATATGCTTGGTTTGCGCGGTGAATATATGGATAGATTTCTTGATCAGAAAACTTTATCGAATTCTTTTGCATTCAGCAAAATGGATTACTTCCCATCTGTTAATATTTCAAGAAAGATAGATGATCATCAGTTGCAATTAAGTTATAGCCGCAGAATTAACCGGCCAAATGATAATCTGTTAAACCCATTTCCGTTTTATTCTGATCCAAGTATAACTATTTCAGGTAATCCAAAACTGATGCCTGAATATATTGATGCTCTGGAACTGAACTATCAGAAAATCTATGGCAGTGTGTTTGTTTCGCTTCAGACTTATTACAGAAAATCAAAAGATTCATTCTCTCAGACATTCTCAGTTGATACTAACGGTACGCTTAATATAATGTATGATAATTATGGAAACTCGGATGTATATGGAGCAGAGATTTCGACAAGCTTTTCGATAGCAGAATTCTTAAAACTTGATCCATCAATAAACTTATTTCAGAGTTATATTGATGGAAAAGTTAATGGTGCAAGTGTTGAAAAAGATTTCTTTAATTGGTCGGTAAGATTAAACTCCACGCTCAGTTTTTCTTCGGATACAAGATTAATGTTTTCTGTTAACACAATGAAATTTGTCGATGCACAGTCAGAATCTAATCTCTTTGCATTTATCGCAGCGTCATTTCGGCAGGATTTCTTTGATAAAGCAATGTCGCTTACATTGCAGGCAAGAAACTTATTCGGAGCTACTGATTTCAATATAAACACAATTGGTTCAAACTTTACGGGCAGCGCCCTCATTAAACCTGAAGCTCCTGTAGTTACACTATTGTTCAGTTACAATTTTAATAACTTCAAGAAAAGCCAAAGACCTAATGATAACATTGACATCCCAACAGGTCTGTAA
- the porQ gene encoding type IX secretion system protein PorQ has protein sequence MNKITLLAVFVFIFGSLSYSQNSTFEFLRLDGSARAASLGGSFVSNNDDPDVIFYNPAGISQLEGNPASLSFVKHLMDINLASLSYTTEYGGIGRFGAAIKYINYGIFDGYDESGAATKEFGVNEMALVIGYANKLDENFYYGANVKFIYSGIEDRSSTAMAVDLGLHYSIPDKNWYFGFAVLNLGGQLSSYYSTKEQLPLDIAIGVSKSLENLPVRLSVDFHKLNQDRDDFIERFRAFTVGAEFTLSKILKLRFGYDNERRKDFKIGTTAGIAGFNVGLGVRVSDYQFDYAYSALGPVGGLHRIGISTSL, from the coding sequence ATGAACAAGATAACTCTTTTAGCGGTTTTCGTATTTATTTTTGGAAGTCTTTCTTATAGCCAAAACAGCACTTTTGAATTTTTAAGACTTGATGGTAGTGCACGTGCCGCATCACTCGGAGGAAGTTTTGTATCAAATAACGATGATCCTGATGTAATATTTTATAATCCTGCTGGTATTTCCCAGCTTGAGGGTAATCCTGCTTCATTATCTTTTGTAAAACATCTGATGGATATTAACCTTGCAAGTTTATCCTATACAACAGAATACGGTGGTATAGGACGTTTTGGCGCGGCGATAAAATATATAAACTATGGTATCTTTGACGGATATGATGAGTCAGGAGCAGCAACTAAAGAATTTGGTGTTAACGAAATGGCTTTGGTTATTGGTTATGCAAACAAACTTGATGAAAATTTTTATTATGGTGCTAATGTAAAATTTATTTATTCAGGAATTGAGGACAGGTCTTCTACTGCAATGGCTGTTGATCTGGGATTACATTACTCAATTCCGGATAAGAATTGGTATTTTGGATTTGCTGTGTTAAACCTAGGCGGACAGCTTTCCAGCTACTATTCTACAAAAGAACAACTTCCGCTTGATATTGCTATCGGAGTCTCCAAAAGTCTTGAGAACTTACCTGTCAGATTATCGGTTGATTTTCATAAATTAAATCAGGATAGAGATGATTTTATCGAAAGATTCAGGGCGTTTACTGTTGGTGCAGAGTTTACTTTAAGTAAAATATTAAAGCTTAGATTTGGTTACGATAATGAGAGAAGAAAAGATTTTAAAATTGGAACTACCGCTGGTATAGCAGGTTTTAATGTAGGATTGGGTGTCAGAGTTTCTGATTATCAGTTTGATTATGCTTATTCTGCTCTTGGTCCTGTTGGCGGTTTACATAGAATAGGTATTTCTACTTCACTTTAA
- a CDS encoding T9SS type A sorting domain-containing protein — MRNKIILTMVIFIGMSSAFFPQGHFRSGRFFHHSTGGCIWGPNSSNTSIPNEISLYNIQNAYTGNDAVSMNEMWFPNNDNEWYTWHRIFDNLDPNNNIFQYFQSNKIIVIKSCYPSSSIVGVGSPQDTLNNPSLKTIYNYKWHWRSIVQIMKQNPDNFFVIWTNAPLVPNATNSQQALLSKQFCIWAKDTLAAGLDSVFGEFPPNVYVFDFFHKLADSNGMLQLQYAASANDSHPNSTATELVAPQFVEEIFNAAIVYEGIIPVELTSFTADYNDSEVILSWSTATELNNQGFEVERTDNSKITELQYWERIGSVQGTGTSTVPVEYSFADKNITTGKYNYRLKQLDFNGNFQYSNVIEIEVNKKFNYSLEQNYPNPFNPTTSIQYAIASKQFVLLKVYDVLGNEVVTLVNENKPAGNYNVIFDASKLSSGVYFYTLRTGEFSKTNKMILTR, encoded by the coding sequence ATGAGAAATAAAATAATTTTAACAATGGTAATCTTCATCGGAATGAGTTCAGCGTTTTTTCCTCAAGGTCATTTCAGAAGCGGAAGGTTTTTCCATCATTCTACAGGCGGCTGTATTTGGGGTCCTAATAGCAGCAATACAAGCATTCCAAATGAAATTAGTTTGTACAATATTCAAAATGCTTATACCGGTAATGATGCGGTAAGTATGAATGAAATGTGGTTCCCAAATAACGATAATGAATGGTACACCTGGCATAGGATATTTGATAATCTAGATCCGAATAACAATATATTCCAATACTTTCAGAGTAATAAGATAATTGTAATAAAATCCTGCTATCCATCATCTTCAATAGTTGGAGTTGGCAGCCCACAGGATACTCTTAACAATCCATCTCTAAAGACGATATACAATTACAAATGGCACTGGAGAAGTATAGTACAAATAATGAAGCAGAACCCGGATAATTTTTTTGTAATCTGGACTAATGCACCGTTAGTTCCAAATGCAACAAATTCTCAGCAGGCACTATTGTCAAAGCAGTTTTGCATTTGGGCAAAAGACACTTTGGCTGCAGGACTCGATTCTGTATTCGGAGAATTTCCACCAAACGTATATGTATTTGACTTTTTCCATAAGTTAGCAGATTCAAATGGTATGCTTCAGTTGCAATATGCAGCAAGTGCTAACGACAGCCACCCAAATAGTACAGCAACAGAATTGGTAGCACCTCAATTTGTAGAGGAAATCTTTAATGCTGCTATTGTGTATGAAGGAATAATTCCCGTAGAACTAACATCCTTTACAGCAGATTATAACGATTCCGAAGTTATACTTAGTTGGTCAACTGCAACTGAGTTAAATAATCAAGGTTTTGAAGTTGAAAGAACAGATAATTCTAAAATTACAGAATTACAATATTGGGAGAGAATAGGCTCAGTTCAGGGTACAGGCACCTCAACCGTTCCTGTAGAATATTCTTTTGCTGATAAAAATATAACAACAGGAAAATACAATTACAGATTAAAGCAATTAGATTTTAATGGCAATTTTCAATATTCAAATGTGATTGAGATTGAGGTTAATAAAAAGTTTAATTATTCCTTAGAACAGAATTATCCAAATCCGTTTAACCCAACAACAAGTATTCAATATGCAATAGCCAGTAAGCAATTTGTTCTATTGAAAGTTTACGATGTTTTAGGAAATGAAGTTGTAACATTAGTAAATGAAAATAAACCTGCCGGTAATTATAATGTCATTTTCGATGCTTCTAAACTTTCAAGCGGAGTTTACTTCTACACACTGAGAACCGGAGAATTTTCTAAAACTAACAAAATGATCTTAACCAGGTAA
- a CDS encoding HEAT repeat domain-containing protein, which produces MQHEKYEELIQYFFYNEIDEADKKLLEQHLIRCPQCKTHFELFKKIFNSINENENNEFEDKLLFEARAELRGYLKAQKNKTSIIKVLTQVFSSFMIKPIGIAFGGAVVLLAGLFIGYLIFKDPAVNDSKVGLNFADFSKTQNINFLDADPDDGEIEFTYELVKSGRIKGNINDSRVREILIYAILNEKNPGTRLNSINVINASSQHKNDDELKNALISVAKYDNNPGVRREAIKSFNELSVDKEIKDALIYVLLNDTSAGIRIDAINSLMETSKKGIKLDESDLTTLKDKIQLDQNNYVRYQLRNIIKEY; this is translated from the coding sequence ATGCAGCATGAAAAATATGAAGAGTTAATCCAGTATTTCTTTTATAATGAAATAGATGAAGCTGATAAAAAATTATTGGAACAGCATCTTATTAGATGTCCGCAATGTAAAACTCATTTTGAACTATTTAAAAAAATATTTAACAGCATTAATGAGAATGAAAACAATGAGTTTGAGGATAAGTTGTTATTTGAAGCCAGAGCAGAATTGCGCGGTTATCTGAAAGCCCAAAAAAATAAAACATCAATAATAAAAGTATTAACCCAGGTGTTTTCATCTTTTATGATCAAACCAATTGGAATTGCATTTGGCGGTGCTGTGGTTTTGTTGGCTGGATTATTTATCGGTTATTTAATATTCAAAGACCCTGCTGTTAATGATTCTAAAGTGGGATTAAACTTTGCTGATTTTTCAAAGACACAGAACATTAATTTTCTTGACGCAGACCCGGATGATGGTGAAATTGAATTTACATACGAATTGGTTAAGTCGGGAAGAATTAAAGGAAATATTAATGACTCAAGAGTCCGGGAAATATTAATCTATGCGATTCTGAATGAAAAAAATCCAGGTACAAGACTAAACTCTATTAATGTTATCAATGCAAGTAGTCAGCACAAAAATGACGATGAGCTGAAGAACGCTTTAATATCGGTTGCAAAGTATGATAATAATCCGGGAGTAAGGCGTGAAGCTATAAAATCATTTAACGAACTTAGTGTTGATAAAGAAATAAAAGATGCTCTTATCTATGTTTTGTTAAATGATACATCAGCAGGAATCAGGATTGATGCAATTAACAGCTTGATGGAAACTTCAAAAAAGGGTATTAAGCTTGATGAGTCTGATTTAACAACACTAAAAGATAAAATACAGTTGGATCAAAATAATTACGTGAGATATCAGTTAAGAAATATTATAAAGGAGTATTAA
- a CDS encoding CotH kinase family protein, translating into MKKRFVRFLSLSFLICMQITYGQDLINTNENVVEFTSSNLPIVVIDTHGQVIPNDEKITADMGIIFNGSGIRNNLTDPFNNYNGKIGIELRGSSSQMFPKKQYAVETRDISGEDSSVSLLGFPKESDWILFAPYNDKSLMRDVLAYKISNLLGRYASRSMYCELVLNGDYKGVYVLLEKVKRDANRVNIKKLESGDISGDALTGGYIIKIDKTDGEDNDGWYSGYHPFPGSPIRIFYQYHYPRPSNIVLQQKNYIQNKIFQFESMMSSSSNISDSATGYPKYLDISSFAEFFLVNEFAKNVDAYRLSTYLYKDRDSRNPKIFAGPVWDFNLAFGNADYYNGWTTNNWELEYLTNYQNMLSNEIFFTPFWWRKLFDDQNFQNIVYARWQQTKVNVFNAQVVNNLIDSLVVLLDEAKTRNFIKWPVLGVWVWPNYFVGQTYTDEINYLKNWISSRITWMDNNMIGEPTFVNQDSGLLPEKFILEQNFPNPFNPATNIRYAIGNKQFVTLKVYDVLGNEVATLIDEYKIAGNYNVIFDASKFSSGVYFYQLKTGEFIQTRKMILNK; encoded by the coding sequence ATGAAAAAAAGATTTGTAAGATTCTTATCTCTTTCTTTTCTAATTTGTATGCAAATAACCTATGGGCAGGATTTAATTAATACTAATGAGAATGTGGTTGAGTTTACATCTTCAAATTTACCAATTGTAGTAATTGATACACATGGACAGGTTATTCCAAATGATGAGAAAATAACAGCAGATATGGGAATTATCTTTAATGGATCAGGAATCAGAAATAATCTTACAGATCCTTTTAATAATTATAATGGAAAAATCGGGATTGAATTAAGAGGCTCTTCATCGCAGATGTTTCCTAAAAAGCAATATGCAGTTGAAACAAGAGATATCAGCGGTGAGGATTCTTCAGTTTCTTTACTTGGCTTTCCAAAAGAAAGCGACTGGATATTATTCGCTCCATATAATGATAAAAGTTTAATGAGAGATGTTTTAGCTTATAAGATTTCAAATTTGCTCGGCAGATATGCAAGCAGATCAATGTATTGTGAGTTAGTGTTGAACGGAGATTATAAAGGAGTGTATGTTTTATTAGAAAAAGTAAAACGGGATGCGAACAGAGTTAATATTAAAAAACTGGAGTCCGGTGATATTAGCGGAGATGCTCTGACCGGTGGATATATAATTAAAATTGATAAAACAGATGGGGAAGACAATGACGGATGGTATTCTGGCTATCATCCATTTCCAGGTTCACCAATTAGAATATTTTATCAGTACCATTATCCCAGACCAAGCAATATCGTCCTACAACAGAAAAATTACATACAGAATAAAATATTTCAGTTTGAATCTATGATGAGCAGTAGTTCAAATATTTCTGATTCTGCAACTGGTTATCCAAAATATCTGGATATAAGTTCTTTTGCAGAATTTTTTCTTGTGAATGAATTTGCAAAAAATGTGGATGCATACAGGCTTAGCACATATTTGTACAAGGACAGGGATAGCCGAAATCCAAAAATCTTCGCAGGACCTGTCTGGGATTTCAATTTAGCTTTTGGCAATGCAGATTACTATAATGGATGGACTACCAATAACTGGGAATTGGAATATTTAACCAATTATCAAAATATGTTATCTAATGAAATTTTTTTTACTCCGTTTTGGTGGAGAAAACTTTTTGATGATCAAAACTTTCAAAATATAGTTTATGCCCGCTGGCAGCAGACAAAAGTAAATGTATTCAATGCGCAGGTAGTAAATAATCTGATTGACTCACTTGTTGTGCTGTTGGATGAAGCCAAAACCAGAAACTTTATTAAATGGCCTGTGCTTGGTGTTTGGGTTTGGCCTAATTACTTTGTGGGACAAACTTATACTGATGAAATCAATTATTTAAAAAACTGGATATCAAGCCGAATTACCTGGATGGATAATAATATGATTGGTGAACCTACATTTGTAAATCAGGACAGCGGTTTGCTACCTGAAAAATTTATCCTTGAACAAAACTTCCCAAATCCGTTTAATCCTGCTACCAATATCCGTTATGCAATAGGTAATAAGCAATTTGTTACTTTAAAAGTTTACGATGTTTTGGGAAATGAAGTTGCTACACTCATTGATGAATATAAAATAGCAGGAAATTATAATGTCATTTTTGATGCTTCTAAATTTTCAAGCGGAGTTTATTTCTATCAATTAAAAACTGGTGAATTTATTCAAACGCGAAAAATGATTTTGAACAAGTAA